The Stenotrophomonas maltophilia genome includes a region encoding these proteins:
- the murC gene encoding UDP-N-acetylmuramate--L-alanine ligase, producing MIRRLHDTNDLVRAFPRVHFVGIGGTGMSGIAEVMLTLGYEVSGSDNADNVATRRLASLGARIMRGHSAANVLGTDCVVVSSAIREDNPELMEARSQRIPIMPRAAMLAELMRFRRGIAVAGTHGKTTTTSLTAAVLSEGGLDPTFVIGGQLLAAGANAKLGGGQWLVAEADESDGSFLRLNPLMSIITNIDADHLENYGNDFARVQAAFAEFLQRLPFYGLAVLCIDDPEVAALAARTPRHVMSYGMSPQADVRAENVVQEGSRMRFTLRLPQGTSQEVVLALPGRHNVLNALAAAAVGWQLGVAPDAIARALEGFAGVGRRFNDLGEVTTASGAKVRIIDDYGHHPSELEAVFAAARGGWADKRLVVAFQPHRYSRTRDQFDKFAAVLSSVDALVLSEVYPAGEEPIAGADSHALARAIRARGRSEPVVVGKAAELASVLPDVLQDGDLLLMMGAGDIGAVATHIAVEGFKGEGEA from the coding sequence ATGATCCGCCGCCTGCACGACACCAACGACCTGGTGCGCGCGTTCCCGCGCGTGCATTTCGTCGGCATCGGCGGCACCGGCATGAGCGGTATCGCCGAAGTGATGCTGACGCTGGGCTATGAAGTGTCCGGCTCGGACAACGCCGACAACGTGGCGACCCGCCGCCTGGCCAGCCTGGGTGCGCGCATCATGCGCGGCCACTCGGCGGCCAACGTGCTGGGCACCGACTGCGTGGTGGTCTCCAGCGCCATCCGCGAAGACAACCCGGAACTGATGGAAGCGCGCAGCCAGCGCATTCCGATCATGCCGCGTGCGGCCATGCTGGCCGAGCTGATGCGCTTCCGTCGCGGCATCGCCGTGGCCGGTACGCATGGCAAGACCACCACCACCAGCCTGACCGCTGCGGTATTGAGCGAAGGCGGCCTGGACCCGACGTTCGTGATTGGTGGCCAGCTGCTGGCCGCCGGCGCCAACGCCAAGCTGGGTGGTGGCCAGTGGCTGGTGGCCGAGGCCGACGAAAGCGATGGCAGCTTCCTGCGCCTGAATCCGTTGATGTCGATCATCACCAACATCGATGCCGATCATCTGGAGAACTACGGCAACGACTTTGCCCGCGTGCAGGCGGCGTTTGCCGAGTTCCTGCAGCGCCTGCCGTTCTATGGCCTGGCGGTGCTGTGCATCGACGACCCGGAAGTGGCTGCGCTGGCCGCCAGGACCCCGCGCCACGTGATGAGCTACGGCATGAGCCCGCAGGCCGACGTGCGCGCCGAGAACGTGGTGCAGGAAGGGTCGCGCATGCGCTTCACCCTGCGCCTGCCGCAGGGCACCAGCCAGGAAGTGGTACTGGCACTGCCGGGCAGGCACAACGTACTCAACGCACTGGCCGCCGCCGCAGTGGGCTGGCAGCTGGGCGTGGCCCCGGACGCCATCGCGCGGGCGCTGGAAGGCTTCGCCGGTGTCGGCCGTCGCTTCAACGATCTGGGCGAAGTGACCACCGCCAGTGGCGCCAAGGTGCGCATCATCGATGACTACGGTCATCACCCGAGCGAGCTGGAAGCCGTGTTCGCCGCCGCCCGTGGTGGCTGGGCCGACAAGCGCCTGGTGGTGGCCTTCCAGCCGCACCGCTACAGCCGAACCCGCGACCAGTTCGACAAGTTCGCCGCGGTGCTGTCCAGCGTCGATGCGCTGGTGCTGAGCGAGGTCTACCCGGCTGGCGAGGAACCGATTGCCGGTGCCGACTCGCATGCGCTGGCCCGTGCCATCCGTGCCCGCGGCCGCAGTGAGCCGGTGGTGGTGGGCAAGGCCGCCGAGCTGGCCAGCGTGCTGCCGGACGTGCTGCAGGACGGTGACCTGCTGCTGATGATGGGGGCGGGCGACATCGGCGCCGTGGCTACCCACATCGCGGTGGAAGGCTTCAAGGGGGAGGGCGAGGCGTGA
- a CDS encoding D-alanine--D-alanine ligase — MSALTFPPLRVSDPAVFGRVAVLLGGTSSEREVSLDSGRNVLEALQSRGVDAFTVDGIPALAKALAAGGIDRVFNILHGHNGGGEDGIVQGLMDAFGVPYTGSDVLGSALSMDKIRTKQVWLSLGLPTPQYRKVDASNVHALAAELGLPVVVKPANEGSSVGISRVTDDAGLDEAVALAARYDGQLLMEQMVVGDELTVAILGDVALPSIRIVPKGQWYDYNAKYIAEDTQYLCPGLDGDAEEEIRRIALAAFRAAGCRGWGRVDVMRDRSSGRFFLLEVNTAPGMTSHSLVPKAAGQAGISFEELVWRVLEQTLEASHA, encoded by the coding sequence GTGAGCGCGCTGACCTTCCCGCCGCTGCGCGTGAGCGACCCGGCTGTATTCGGTCGCGTCGCCGTGCTGCTCGGCGGCACTTCCAGCGAACGCGAGGTGTCGCTGGATTCCGGCCGCAACGTACTGGAAGCACTGCAGTCGCGCGGTGTCGATGCGTTCACGGTGGACGGCATTCCTGCGCTGGCCAAGGCGCTGGCTGCCGGCGGCATCGACCGTGTGTTCAACATCCTGCACGGCCACAACGGTGGTGGTGAGGACGGCATCGTGCAGGGCCTGATGGACGCCTTCGGCGTGCCGTACACCGGCTCGGACGTGCTGGGCTCTGCGCTGAGCATGGACAAGATCCGTACCAAGCAGGTGTGGTTGTCGCTGGGCCTGCCGACCCCGCAATACCGCAAGGTCGACGCATCGAACGTGCATGCACTGGCGGCCGAGCTGGGCCTGCCGGTGGTGGTGAAGCCGGCCAACGAAGGCTCCAGCGTGGGCATCAGCCGGGTCACCGACGACGCCGGCCTGGATGAGGCCGTGGCCCTGGCTGCGCGCTACGACGGCCAGCTGCTGATGGAGCAGATGGTGGTCGGCGACGAACTGACCGTGGCCATTCTTGGCGACGTCGCGCTGCCGTCGATCCGCATCGTGCCCAAGGGCCAGTGGTACGACTACAACGCCAAGTACATCGCCGAGGACACCCAGTACCTGTGCCCGGGCCTGGACGGTGACGCCGAAGAAGAAATCCGGCGCATCGCACTGGCCGCGTTCCGTGCCGCCGGTTGCCGTGGCTGGGGCCGCGTGGATGTCATGCGTGATCGCAGCAGCGGCCGATTCTTCCTGCTGGAAGTGAACACCGCACCGGGCATGACCAGCCATTCGCTGGTGCCCAAGGCCGCAGGCCAGGCCGGCATCAGCTTCGAAGAGCTGGTGTGGCGCGTGCTGGAACAGACCCTGGAGGCCTCGCACGCATGA
- the ftsA gene encoding cell division protein FtsA — protein MNRKGDKSLIVGLDIGTSKVVALVGEYSPGNPIEVIGIGSHESRGLKRGVVVDIESTVQSIQRAVEEAELMAGCEIRSVYASISGNHVQCKNSPGIVPIRDGEVTWGDLDRVLDAAKAVAIPADQKILHAIPREYVLDDSQEGIRNPVGMTGVRLEVHAHLVVCAQSAAANISKCVQRCGLQVDDLVLSSLASSVAVLTADERELGVVLVDMGAGTTDIAVFVQGAICHTASLPIAGDHVTNDIAHMLRTPTPEAEQIKVRYACALAQLATAEESIQVPSVGDRPPRRMPRHSLAQAVQGRYEEIFEMVQAELRRSGFEELVRAGMVLTGGASKMEGVVELAEEMLQMPVRVGIPQHVTGLGEVVGNPVHATGVGLLLMGSQIEHPRRPSLPTGRAGSMFKKLKTWFRGEF, from the coding sequence ATGAATCGCAAGGGTGACAAATCGCTGATCGTTGGCCTGGACATCGGCACCTCCAAGGTGGTGGCGCTGGTGGGCGAGTATTCGCCGGGCAACCCGATCGAAGTGATCGGCATCGGCTCGCACGAGTCGCGCGGTTTGAAGCGCGGCGTGGTGGTGGACATCGAATCGACCGTGCAGTCGATCCAGCGCGCGGTGGAAGAAGCCGAGCTGATGGCCGGCTGCGAGATCCGCTCGGTGTACGCCTCGATCTCCGGCAACCACGTGCAGTGCAAGAACTCACCGGGCATCGTGCCGATCCGCGACGGGGAAGTGACCTGGGGCGACCTGGATCGCGTGCTCGATGCGGCCAAGGCGGTGGCGATTCCGGCCGACCAGAAGATCCTGCACGCGATCCCGCGCGAGTACGTGCTGGACGATTCGCAGGAAGGCATCCGCAATCCGGTCGGCATGACCGGCGTGCGCCTGGAGGTGCATGCGCACCTGGTGGTGTGCGCACAGTCGGCTGCAGCCAACATCAGCAAGTGCGTGCAGCGCTGCGGCCTGCAGGTGGATGACCTGGTGCTGTCCTCGCTGGCCTCCAGCGTTGCGGTGCTGACCGCCGACGAACGCGAGCTGGGCGTGGTGCTGGTCGACATGGGCGCCGGCACCACCGACATCGCGGTGTTCGTGCAGGGCGCGATCTGCCACACGGCTTCGCTGCCGATCGCCGGCGACCACGTCACCAATGACATCGCGCACATGCTGCGCACGCCCACCCCGGAAGCCGAGCAGATCAAGGTGCGCTACGCCTGCGCCCTGGCCCAGCTGGCCACCGCCGAGGAAAGCATCCAGGTGCCGTCGGTGGGCGACCGTCCGCCGCGCCGCATGCCGCGCCATTCGCTGGCGCAGGCGGTGCAGGGCCGTTACGAGGAAATCTTCGAGATGGTGCAGGCCGAACTGCGCCGCTCCGGCTTCGAGGAACTGGTGCGCGCCGGCATGGTGCTGACCGGTGGTGCCTCGAAGATGGAAGGCGTGGTCGAGCTGGCCGAGGAAATGCTGCAGATGCCGGTGCGCGTGGGCATCCCGCAGCACGTCACCGGGCTGGGCGAAGTGGTGGGCAACCCGGTGCATGCCACCGGCGTGGGCCTGCTGCTGATGGGCAGCCAGATCGAGCACCCGCGGCGGCCGTCGCTGCCGACCGGGCGCGCCGGAAGCATGTTCAAGAAACTCAAGACCTGGTTCCGCGGCGAGTTCTGA
- the ftsZ gene encoding cell division protein FtsZ: protein MAHFELIEKMAPNAVIKVVGVGGGGGNAVAHMVNSAVDGVEFITANTDSQAIKNCGAKLQLQLGTNVTKGLGAGANPEVGRQAALEDRERIMDALQGADMVFITAGMGGGTGTGAAPVVAQLAKEMGILTVAVVTKPFPFEGRRRMQVALKGIEELSQHCDSLITIPNEKLITVLGRNATMIQAFRAANDVLQGAVQGIADLIVRPGLINVDFADVRTVMSEMGLAMMGTGTARGDDRAQAAAESAIQNPLLDDVNLAGANGILVNITAGADFTMAEFDEIGRTIDGFASEDATVVVGTVLDPDMQDEVRVTVVATGLNRVSASKAQRPGERAPIKLVRNATTGQPEFGDFDNGGDAVSKAVGGMGLGLRRASSDTAAASAPSAPSSSAPAAAELPNDYLDIPAFLRRQAD, encoded by the coding sequence ATGGCGCATTTTGAACTGATCGAAAAGATGGCACCCAATGCGGTGATCAAGGTGGTTGGCGTGGGCGGCGGCGGCGGCAATGCCGTGGCGCACATGGTCAACTCGGCGGTGGACGGCGTGGAATTCATCACCGCCAACACCGACTCGCAGGCCATCAAGAATTGCGGTGCCAAGCTGCAGCTGCAGCTGGGTACCAACGTGACCAAGGGCCTGGGCGCAGGCGCGAACCCGGAAGTCGGCCGCCAGGCCGCGCTGGAAGACCGTGAGCGCATCATGGACGCCCTGCAGGGCGCGGACATGGTGTTCATCACCGCCGGCATGGGCGGCGGCACCGGCACCGGCGCTGCACCGGTGGTGGCGCAGCTGGCCAAGGAGATGGGCATCCTGACCGTGGCCGTGGTCACCAAGCCGTTCCCGTTCGAAGGCCGTCGCCGCATGCAGGTGGCGCTGAAGGGCATCGAGGAACTGAGCCAGCACTGCGACTCGCTGATCACCATCCCGAACGAGAAGCTGATCACCGTGCTGGGCCGCAACGCGACCATGATCCAGGCATTCCGCGCCGCCAACGACGTGCTGCAGGGCGCCGTGCAGGGCATCGCCGACCTGATCGTGCGTCCGGGCCTGATCAACGTCGACTTCGCCGACGTGCGCACCGTCATGTCCGAAATGGGCCTGGCGATGATGGGTACCGGCACCGCCCGTGGCGATGACCGCGCCCAGGCCGCTGCCGAATCGGCCATCCAGAACCCGCTGCTGGACGACGTGAACCTGGCCGGTGCCAACGGCATCCTGGTCAACATCACCGCCGGTGCGGACTTCACCATGGCCGAGTTCGACGAGATCGGCCGCACCATCGACGGCTTCGCTTCGGAAGACGCCACCGTGGTGGTCGGCACCGTGCTCGACCCGGACATGCAGGACGAAGTGCGCGTGACCGTGGTTGCCACCGGCCTGAACCGCGTGTCGGCCAGCAAGGCCCAGCGTCCGGGCGAGCGCGCGCCGATCAAGCTGGTCCGCAACGCCACCACCGGCCAGCCGGAGTTCGGCGACTTCGACAACGGCGGCGACGCCGTGTCCAAGGCCGTCGGCGGCATGGGCCTGGGCCTGCGTCGCGCCAGCAGCGATACCGCGGCGGCTTCGGCCCCGTCGGCGCCGTCCTCTTCGGCCCCGGCCGCGGCAGAACTGCCGAACGATTATCTGGACATCCCGGCGTTCCTGCGCCGCCAGGCGGACTGA
- the lpxC gene encoding UDP-3-O-acyl-N-acetylglucosamine deacetylase, which yields MIQQRTLKNTIRATGVGLHSGDKVYMTLRPAPVNHGIVFRRVDLDPVVEVPAKAELVTEVTLCTGLTCNDAKIQTVEHLMSALAGLGVDNIIVELSSAELPIMDGSAGPFVFLLQSAGIVEQDAPKRFIRVLKTVEVTEGDKVARFSPYEGYKLGFTIQFDHPMIPAKQSRQEIEFSTLAYTKEISRARTFGFMRDLEYMRERNLGLGGSMDNAIVLDEFRVLNEDGLRYADEFVRHKILDAIGDLYLAGGQVLGAYEGFKSGHALNNKLVRALMADATAWEWVSFDSPATPDPVEYATPAYA from the coding sequence ATGATCCAGCAACGCACCCTCAAGAACACGATCCGCGCCACCGGCGTTGGCCTGCACAGCGGTGACAAGGTCTACATGACCCTGCGCCCGGCACCGGTCAACCATGGCATCGTGTTCCGCCGCGTGGACCTGGACCCGGTGGTGGAAGTGCCGGCCAAGGCCGAGCTGGTCACCGAAGTGACGCTGTGCACCGGCCTGACCTGCAACGACGCCAAGATCCAGACCGTCGAACACCTGATGTCGGCGCTGGCCGGCCTGGGCGTGGACAACATCATTGTCGAACTGTCCTCGGCCGAGCTGCCGATCATGGACGGTTCGGCCGGCCCGTTCGTGTTCCTGCTGCAGTCGGCGGGCATCGTGGAACAGGATGCGCCCAAGCGCTTCATCCGCGTGCTGAAGACCGTGGAAGTGACCGAAGGCGACAAGGTGGCCCGCTTCAGCCCGTACGAGGGCTACAAGCTGGGCTTCACCATCCAGTTCGACCACCCGATGATTCCGGCCAAGCAGTCGCGCCAGGAAATCGAGTTCTCGACGCTGGCCTACACCAAGGAAATCTCCCGCGCGCGCACCTTCGGTTTCATGCGCGACCTGGAATACATGCGCGAGCGCAACCTGGGCCTGGGCGGTTCGATGGACAACGCCATCGTGCTGGACGAGTTCCGCGTGCTCAACGAAGACGGCCTGCGCTACGCCGACGAATTCGTGCGCCACAAGATCCTCGATGCGATCGGCGACCTCTACCTGGCCGGTGGCCAGGTGCTGGGTGCCTACGAAGGCTTCAAGTCCGGTCACGCCCTCAACAACAAGCTGGTGCGGGCGCTGATGGCCGACGCCACTGCCTGGGAATGGGTCAGTTTCGACTCGCCGGCGACGCCGGATCCGGTCGAATATGCCACTCCGGCCTACGCCTGA
- a CDS encoding DUF721 domain-containing protein yields MSEPKSSVRPASVPKPALDAVMADKSGNPLRRALWLDALDRQLRPQLPPPLRSRCRLANVDGEHLVFLVESPVWHAKLRLAEAQLLDAARSIGLKATRVTIKTASPTPTRSPALDNRNGPHAVSAATHKGLRDALACLQDVPSKPKKRS; encoded by the coding sequence ATGTCTGAGCCGAAATCCAGCGTTCGCCCCGCGTCAGTGCCGAAGCCGGCGCTGGATGCGGTGATGGCGGACAAAAGCGGGAACCCGCTGCGGCGTGCCTTGTGGCTCGACGCGCTGGACCGTCAGTTGCGCCCCCAGTTGCCGCCACCTCTGCGCAGCCGTTGCCGGCTGGCCAATGTGGACGGGGAACACCTCGTTTTTCTCGTCGAGTCCCCGGTCTGGCATGCCAAGTTGCGGCTTGCCGAAGCCCAGTTGCTCGACGCGGCCCGTTCCATCGGGCTGAAGGCCACCAGGGTGACCATCAAGACTGCGTCTCCCACTCCCACGCGCTCCCCAGCGCTCGACAACCGGAATGGACCCCACGCAGTTTCAGCCGCCACGCACAAAGGGCTACGCGACGCCTTGGCTTGCCTGCAGGACGTTCCTTCGAAGCCGAAGAAGCGGTCCTGA
- a CDS encoding M23 family metallopeptidase: MAFKKIVIKTREGQAKSSPIARLRFYFEDRPRALLGSVLGVGCIIGLAGGIGASALNDSRLQAKVERQDAELAKVKRDAQTQVNALAARLGELQAQATRLNALGERLTQMGKLEDGEFDFNETPGLGDGDAGGPTSDIPVKDVNADLQVLEQRFAASGRQLSVMESLMFDHQLQQNAVPSRMPIRNSYVTSGFGTRADPFGRGAATHKGMDFHARVGDPVMAVAEGVVSFSGVKGGYGNVVDVDHGNGYVTRYAHNSRLVVKVGDLVRAGQEVAKAGSTGRSTGAHVHFEVWENGNVVNPRKFLGDGGNTPVGRVSRG; this comes from the coding sequence ATGGCATTCAAAAAGATCGTAATCAAAACGCGTGAAGGACAGGCCAAGTCGTCGCCGATCGCGCGTTTGCGGTTCTATTTCGAGGACCGCCCCCGCGCCCTGCTGGGCAGCGTGCTCGGGGTAGGCTGCATTATCGGCCTTGCTGGCGGCATTGGCGCCAGCGCGCTGAATGATTCCCGGCTGCAGGCCAAGGTCGAGCGCCAGGATGCGGAACTGGCCAAGGTCAAGCGCGATGCGCAGACCCAGGTCAACGCGCTGGCGGCACGCCTCGGCGAGCTGCAGGCGCAGGCTACCCGCCTGAACGCCCTTGGCGAACGGCTGACCCAGATGGGCAAGCTGGAAGACGGCGAGTTCGACTTCAACGAGACCCCTGGCCTCGGTGACGGCGATGCCGGCGGCCCGACCAGCGACATCCCGGTCAAGGACGTCAACGCCGACTTACAGGTGCTGGAGCAGCGTTTCGCTGCTTCAGGCCGCCAGTTGTCGGTGATGGAATCGCTGATGTTCGACCACCAGCTGCAGCAGAACGCCGTGCCCTCGCGCATGCCGATCCGCAACAGCTACGTGACCTCCGGTTTCGGCACCCGTGCCGACCCGTTCGGCCGCGGTGCCGCCACCCACAAGGGCATGGACTTCCACGCCAGGGTCGGTGACCCGGTGATGGCCGTGGCCGAAGGCGTGGTCAGCTTCTCCGGCGTGAAGGGCGGCTACGGCAACGTGGTCGACGTCGACCACGGTAACGGCTATGTCACCCGCTACGCGCATAATTCGCGCCTGGTGGTGAAGGTCGGCGACCTGGTCCGTGCCGGGCAGGAAGTGGCCAAGGCCGGTTCCACCGGTCGTTCGACCGGCGCCCACGTGCACTTCGAGGTGTGGGAGAACGGCAACGTGGTCAACCCGCGCAAGTTCCTCGGCGACGGCGGCAACACGCCGGTCGGCCGCGTCAGCCGCGGCTGA
- the secA gene encoding preprotein translocase subunit SecA — MINSLLTRVFGSRNERQLRQLNRIVAKINALEPEIEKLSDEQLQAKTPEFKQRIADGEALDKVLPEAFAVCREAGRRVLGMRHYDVQLIGGMVLHLGKIAEMRTGEGKTLVATLPVYLNALEGKGVHVVTVNDYLARRDAAQMGKLYNWLGLSVGVVYPGMPHSDKREAYAADITYGTNNEFGFDYLRDNMALSKADRYQRGLHYAIVDEVDSILIDEARTPLIISGPADDSPELYIRVNRVVPHLVKQEAEDGEGDFWVDEKGKQVHLSEAGMEHAEQLLVEAGILDGETEGLYAAQNLTVVHHLNAALRAHAIYQRDVDYIVRDGEVVIVDEFTGRTLAGRRWSDGLHQAVEAKEGVPVQRENQTLASITFQNLFRMYKKLSGMTGTADTEAFEFQSIYGLEVVVIPTNRPTIRKDSPDQVFLNRKGKFNAVLADIEECAKRGQPVLVGTTSIETSEMLSEHLSKAGVKHEVLNAKQHDREATIVANAGRPGAVTIATNMAGRGTDIVLGGSLEAELHALGEDATDEQKAAVKADWQKRHEAVKAAGGLHIVGTERHESRRIDNQLRGRSGRQGDPGSSRFYLSLEDNLMRIFASDWVQKAMRMMGMKEDDVIEDRLVSRQIEKAQRKVEAHNFDIRKNLLDFDDVNNDQRKVIYAQRDELLDAESVKDNVDGIRDDVIFDVVARFVPPNSIDEQWDLRGLEATLESDFGLQMSLTDLVKEHEELDAEAIAAKVQERVNQHFAEKEAGVGEETMRALEKHVMLTVLDQSWKEHLARMDYLRQGIYLRGYAQKQPKQEYKKEAFELFSDMLENVKREVVTLLSRVRIRSDEEVQALEAAERQQAEARLSQSQFQHQDVGGYSADEEAAQVQAAQQGVAQMQRDEPKIGRNDPCPCGSGKKYKHCHGQLS, encoded by the coding sequence ATGATCAACAGCCTGCTTACCCGCGTATTTGGCAGTCGTAACGAACGACAGCTGCGCCAGCTCAACCGCATCGTCGCCAAGATCAATGCGCTGGAGCCGGAGATCGAGAAGCTTTCCGACGAGCAGCTTCAGGCCAAGACGCCGGAGTTCAAGCAGCGCATCGCTGACGGTGAAGCCCTGGACAAGGTGCTGCCGGAAGCCTTCGCGGTCTGCCGCGAAGCCGGCCGCCGCGTGCTGGGCATGCGCCACTACGACGTGCAGCTGATCGGCGGCATGGTGCTTCACCTGGGCAAGATCGCAGAAATGCGCACCGGTGAAGGCAAGACCCTGGTGGCGACCCTGCCGGTGTATCTCAACGCGCTGGAAGGCAAGGGCGTGCACGTGGTCACCGTGAACGACTACCTGGCCCGCCGCGACGCCGCGCAGATGGGCAAGCTGTACAACTGGCTGGGCCTGAGCGTGGGCGTGGTCTACCCGGGCATGCCGCACAGCGACAAGCGCGAAGCCTACGCCGCCGACATCACCTACGGCACCAACAACGAATTCGGTTTCGACTACCTGCGCGACAACATGGCGCTGTCCAAGGCCGACCGCTACCAGCGCGGCCTGCACTACGCCATCGTCGACGAAGTCGACTCCATCCTGATCGACGAAGCGCGTACCCCGCTGATCATCTCCGGCCCGGCCGATGATTCCCCGGAGCTGTACATCCGTGTCAACCGCGTCGTGCCGCACCTGGTCAAGCAGGAAGCGGAAGACGGCGAAGGCGACTTCTGGGTCGACGAGAAGGGCAAGCAGGTGCACCTGTCCGAAGCGGGCATGGAGCACGCCGAGCAGCTGCTGGTCGAAGCCGGCATCCTCGATGGCGAGACCGAAGGCCTGTACGCGGCACAGAACCTGACCGTGGTGCACCACCTCAACGCCGCGCTGCGCGCGCACGCCATCTACCAGCGTGACGTGGACTACATCGTGCGCGACGGCGAAGTGGTCATCGTCGACGAATTCACCGGCCGTACCCTGGCCGGCCGCCGCTGGTCCGATGGCCTGCACCAGGCGGTGGAAGCGAAGGAAGGCGTGCCGGTCCAGCGCGAGAACCAGACGCTGGCCAGCATCACCTTCCAGAACCTGTTCCGCATGTACAAGAAGCTGTCCGGCATGACCGGCACGGCCGATACCGAAGCGTTCGAATTCCAGAGCATCTACGGGCTGGAAGTGGTGGTGATCCCGACCAACCGCCCGACCATCCGCAAGGACAGCCCGGACCAGGTGTTCCTCAACCGCAAGGGCAAGTTCAACGCGGTGCTGGCCGACATCGAAGAATGCGCCAAGCGCGGCCAGCCGGTGCTGGTCGGTACCACCTCGATTGAAACTTCGGAAATGCTGTCCGAGCACCTGAGCAAGGCCGGTGTGAAGCACGAAGTGCTCAATGCCAAGCAGCACGACCGCGAAGCGACCATCGTCGCCAACGCCGGCCGTCCGGGCGCGGTAACCATCGCCACCAACATGGCCGGCCGTGGTACCGATATCGTGCTGGGCGGTTCGTTGGAAGCAGAGCTCCACGCGCTGGGCGAGGACGCGACCGACGAGCAGAAGGCCGCGGTCAAGGCCGACTGGCAGAAGCGCCACGAGGCAGTGAAGGCGGCGGGCGGCCTGCACATCGTCGGCACCGAGCGCCATGAGTCGCGCCGTATCGACAACCAGTTGCGTGGCCGTTCGGGCCGCCAGGGTGACCCGGGTTCGTCCCGCTTCTACCTGTCGCTGGAAGACAACCTGATGCGCATCTTCGCCTCCGACTGGGTGCAGAAGGCCATGCGCATGATGGGCATGAAGGAAGACGACGTCATCGAAGACCGCCTGGTCAGCCGCCAGATCGAGAAGGCGCAGCGCAAGGTCGAGGCCCACAACTTCGACATCCGCAAGAACCTGCTGGACTTCGACGACGTCAACAACGACCAGCGCAAGGTGATCTACGCCCAGCGCGACGAACTGCTGGACGCCGAGTCGGTGAAGGACAACGTCGACGGCATCCGCGACGACGTGATCTTCGACGTGGTGGCCCGCTTCGTGCCGCCGAACTCGATCGACGAGCAGTGGGACCTGCGTGGCCTGGAAGCGACCCTCGAGTCGGACTTCGGCCTGCAGATGTCTCTGACCGACCTGGTCAAGGAACACGAGGAGCTGGACGCCGAGGCGATTGCCGCCAAGGTGCAGGAACGCGTCAACCAGCACTTCGCCGAGAAGGAAGCTGGCGTGGGCGAAGAGACCATGCGCGCGCTGGAGAAGCACGTGATGCTGACCGTGCTGGACCAGAGCTGGAAGGAGCACCTGGCGCGCATGGATTACCTGCGCCAGGGCATCTACCTGCGTGGTTACGCACAGAAGCAGCCCAAGCAGGAATACAAGAAGGAAGCCTTCGAGCTGTTCTCGGACATGCTGGAAAACGTCAAGCGCGAAGTGGTGACCCTGCTGTCGCGCGTGCGCATCCGCAGCGACGAGGAAGTGCAGGCGCTGGAAGCGGCCGAACGCCAGCAGGCCGAAGCCCGCCTGAGCCAGTCGCAGTTCCAGCACCAGGACGTGGGCGGTTACAGCGCCGACGAGGAAGCCGCGCAGGTGCAGGCTGCCCAGCAGGGCGTGGCGCAGATGCAGCGCGACGAGCCGAAGATCGGCCGCAACGATCCGTGCCCGTGCGGCAGTGGCAAGAAGTACAAGCACTGCCACGGCCAGCTGAGCTGA